The following coding sequences are from one Zalophus californianus isolate mZalCal1 chromosome 5, mZalCal1.pri.v2, whole genome shotgun sequence window:
- the LOC113929025 gene encoding casein kinase II subunit alpha, with translation MSGPVPSRARVYTDVNTHRPREYWDYESHMVEWGNQDDYQLVRKLGRGKYSEVFEAINITNNEKVVVKILKPVKKKKIKREIKILENLRGRPNIITLADIVKDPVSRTPALVFEHVNNTDFKQLYQTLTDYDIRFYMYEILKALDYCHNMGIMHRDVKPHNVMIDHEHRKLRLIDWSLAEFYHPGQEYNVRVASRYFKGPELLVDYQMYDYCLDMWSLGCMLASMIFRKEPFFHGHDNYDQLVRIAKVLGTEDLYDYIDKYNIELDPRFNDILGRHSRKRWERFVHSENQHLVSPEALDFLDKLLRYDHQSRLTAREAMEHPYFYTVVKDQARMGSSSMPGGSTPVSSANMMSGISSVPTPSPLGPLAGSPVIAATNPLRMPVPAAAGAQQ, from the coding sequence ATGTCGGGACCCGTGCCAAGCAGGGCCAGAGTTTACACAGATGTTAATACACACAGACCCCGAGAGTACTGGGATTATGAGTCACACATGGTGGAGTGGGGTAATCAAGATGACTACCAGCTGGTTCGAAAATTAGGCCGGGGTAAATACAGTGAAGTGTTTGAAGCTATCAACAtcacaaataatgaaaaagttgttGTTAAAATTCTCAAGCcagtaaagaagaagaaaatcaagcGTGAGATAAAGATTTTGGAGAATTTACGAGGCCGTCCCAATATCATCACACTGGCAGACATTGTAAAAGACCCTGTGTCACGAACCCCTGCCTTGGTTTTTGAACACGTAAACAACACAGACTTCAAGCAATTGTACCAGACGTTAACAGACTATGATATTCGATTTTACATGTATGAGATTCTGAAGGCCCTGGATTATTGTCACAACATGGGAATTATGCACAGAGATGTGAAGCCCCATAATGTTATGATTGATCATGAGCACAGAAAGCTACGACTAATAGACTGGAGTTTGGCTGAGTTTTACCATCCTGGCCAAGAATATAATGTCAGAGTTGCTTCCCGATACTTCAAAGGTCCTGAGCTACTTGTAGACTATCAGATGTACGATTATTGTTTGGATATGTGGAGCTTGGGTTGTATGCTGGCAAGTATGATCTTCCGGAAGGAGCCATTTTTCCATGGACATGATAATTATGATCAGTTGGTGAGGATAGCCAAGGTTCTGGGGACAGAAGATTTATATGACTATATTGACAAATACAACATTGAATTAGATCCACGTTTCAATGATATCTTGGGCAGACACTCCCGTAAGCGATGGGAACGCTTTGTCCACAGTGAAAACCAGCACCTTGTCAGTCCTGAGGCCTTGGATTTCTTGGACAAGCTGCTGCGATATGACCACCAGTCACGGCTTACCGCAAGAGAGGCCATGGAGCACCCCTATTTCTATACTGTTGTGAAGGACCAGGCTCGAATGGGCTCATCTAGCATGCCGGGGGGCAGTACGCCTGTCAGCAGCGCCAATATGATGTCAGGGATTTCTTCAGTGCCAACCCCTTCACCCCTTGGACCTCTGGCAGGCTCACCAGTGATTGCTGCGACCAACCCCCTTAGGATGCCTGTTCCAGCTGCCGCAGGCGCTCAACAGTAA